The proteins below are encoded in one region of Drosophila santomea strain STO CAGO 1482 chromosome 3R, Prin_Dsan_1.1, whole genome shotgun sequence:
- the LOC120450977 gene encoding uncharacterized protein LOC120450977 has product MNTKNIENKPMDGTKFLDMLSTISLEEILQFEFRLNPTSKWETLITPSPPLRKYNCNICHVVQFGDKNLFGHLSGKKHNVAMTAEQQLQFRNKPIGAPQKPVSKGPNTIANNNKNSTSPVVKNLPTPNKNSPNKNNTNTNTTVVKQAAGNEVAKAQPPQKKTPAIGANTPNIASPKAANNQTTAKNIQGNNPNTKKNIQGTNSNIQKNAAVNNAPNLKNTFANSTPIKKNTGNNTPVQKNISVIGASAQKRPNPNPGNIPAKKANMNAANATNTANKKTPQPATATANKSQNSGGPATKTTVGNTTSQQPANVQTQKQPQAQTKPPVPNPNPAQTQTKQQATKAVQNAKSNNKTSNPDLVKNPLATKISCVPLAKLINSAPEPDNDVIVIDELPKEAAKPPETPKNPIPVQTTTPNSTIAPKTPANIAAPPVRPATINKVVKPTYVAPKDYPAAKTGGTFESRSQNHVMGLVGVEYVLKIVRNLADKNARYQCCLCEITADEQSMHNHLLGYNHRLKYFDKHFPTAMRLYRQYVSQVPESEVCKIMMPIFDKLAHAIETHHGRKSAHLCYDHVYSKDRQSLFSQVYNRKHSSEKIGPSFTHVVDAKEVDELIKKVRNNVQPLMNVENPNPYYVPPYVPHYVGYQNVPEKNTEPPIDDETHKRMVDNFLRDTRQSSGDAQKSRNPKRNRSRSISPDERKRVAHKRHWNVERRSVSPLRDGDIWQAYRHMVDLKVRELNVSFDTYKSDPEQHPNYQAEWQMFWKRRKDELIQAGINHRTYNFQNEWIHFFNARIEELYNQDIENIKIKCRERLCLPMTNNELADEKYHVHLGKSDEPDLRKPETRNEPQKMSVDVEPSVVEPPNVIHVLRLLTALENYLGSLGSFVTDMLVKALQTQKIYPEKVHTSILTAENCAILETVKEKFTGLLISQIYEPAKERALKRAINDTELLLQSASKINNSKDNAQRVEKPEMANKSQYSPDKPLDKTELAAKLASSLVSQGKTSINREELQKILQVYTMIEQKKRHEIPSSGSSLNTVPSTSTNLIPNSNNNGNLLTQHTSRNLNIANNPIAKQPNNPTSMLYTGQNYSGNVARFNNQQQSTNIANTFNSNAYPTDRGFGGSGVSGGYNSQFGSALPAINPSSVLRNDLTTSSLFNFNTNLNPSYNNLNRRNPNF; this is encoded by the coding sequence AAAAACATAACGTTGCAATGACAGCTGAACAGCAATTGCAATTCAGAAACAAGCCCATTGGAGCTCCACAAAAACCAGTTTCAAAGGGTCCAAACACCATtgcaaataataacaaaaacagcaCCTCTCCTGTTGTAAAAAATTTGCCTACTCcaaacaaaaattcaccaaacaaaaataatacaaatacaaacactACCGTTGTTAAGCAGGCAGCTGGAAATGAAGTGGCAAAAGCACAGCCGCCTCAAAAGAAAACTCCAGCCATTGGCGCTAACACGCCTAACATTGCTAGCCCTAAGGCGGCAAATAATCAAACTACTGCAAAGAATATTCAGGGTAATAATCCAAACACTAAAAAGAATATTCAGGGCACTAATTCAAACATTCAAAAGAATGCTGCAGTAAACAATGCACCCAATCTAAAGAATACATTTGCTAATAGTACacctattaaaaaaaatacagggAATAATACACCCGTACAAAAAAATATCTCTGTTATTGGTGCAAGCGCACAGAAAAGACCCAACCCGAACCCGGGAAATATTCCAGCGAAGAAGGCTAACATGAATGCGGCCAACGCCACTAACACTGCTAATAAAAAGACTCCACAGCCTGCAACGGCTACAGCGAACAAATCCCAGAATTCTGGAGGTCCTGCTACAAAAACTACTGTAGGCAATACTACTTCGCAGCAGCCAGCGAATGTTCAGACCCAAAAGCAACCACAAGCGCAAACAAAACCACCTgttccaaatccaaatcccgCACAGACGCAAACAAAGCAACAGGCGACCAAAGCTGTGCAGAATGCTAAATCGAATAACAAGACTAGTAATCCAGATTTAGTCAAAAATCCGCTTGCCACGAAAATATCTTGTGTTCCGCTGGCCAAGCTTATCAACTCTGCACCAGAGCCCGATAACGATGTCATAGTTATTGACGAACTGCCAAAAGAGGCTGCTAAGCCGCCAGAAACACCGAAAAACCCCATACCAGTTCAAACAACAACCCCGAACTCTACGATTGCCCCCAAGACGCCAGCCAATATTGCTGCGCCACCTGTGCGCCCAGCCACTATCAATAAGGTGGTAAAGCCTACCTACGTTGCTCCCAAGGATTACCCAGCAGCCAAGACTGGTGGCACATTTGAGTCCAGGAGCCAGAATCATGTTATGGGTCTCGTTGGAGTGGAGTACGTTTTGAAAATAGTTAGGAACTTGGCTGATAAGAATGCCAGATACCAATGTTGCCTGTGCGAGATCACTGCCGATGAGCAATCGATGCACAACCATTTGCTGGGCTATAACCACCGTTTAAAGTATTTTGACAAGCATTTCCCAACGGCAATGCGTCTGTACCGTCAGTATGTGTCCCAAGTACCGGAGAGCGAGGTCTGCAAAATAATGATGCCCATTTTCGATAAACTGGCGCATGCCATTGAAACGCATCATGGTCGAAAATCCGCCCATCTGTGCTATGACCATGTATATTCCAAAGATCGCCAGAGTTTGTTTTCCCAGGTGTACAATAGAAAGCACTCGTCGGAAAAGATTGGGCCCTCCTTCACGCACGTCGTTGATGCCAAAGAGGTGGATGAGTTGATCAAGAAGGTTAGAAACAACGTTCAGCCCTTGATGAACGTTGAAAATCCGAATCCTTACTACGTCCCACCATACGTACCGCATTATGTGGGCTATCAGAATGTGCCCGAAAAGAATACAGAACCGCCCATTGATGACGAAACGCACAAGCGAATGGTCGACAACTTTCTCAGGGACACCAGGCAAAGTTCGGGCGATGCCCAGAAGTCCCGCAATCCAAAGCGAAACCGCTCCAGATCCATCTCGCCTGATGAAAGGAAGCGAGTCGCCCACAAAAGGCACTGGAATGTGGAGCGCAGGTCAGTGTCGCCTTTGCGCGATGGTGATATTTGGCAGGCGTACCGCCACATGGTGGATCTTAAGGTGCGCGAGCTAAATGTGTCCTTCGACACATACAAATCTGACCCCGAACAGCATCCAAACTATCAGGCTGAGTGGCAAATGTTTTGGAAGCGCCGCAAGGATGAACTTATACAGGCTGGCATTAATCATCGCACGTACAACTTTCAAAACGAGTGGATTCACTTCTTTAATGCTCGCATCGAAGAATTGTACAATCAAGATattgaaaacattaaaatcaAATGCCGCGAACGACTGTGTTTGCCAATGACCAATAACGAACTGGCCGACGAAAAGTATCACGTTCATTTGGGCAAATCAGATGAGCCCGATTTGCGCAAACCGGAAACCAGAAATGAACCGCAGAAGATGTCAGTTGATGTGGAGCCTTCGGTTGTGGAGCCACCGAATGTGATCCATGTCCTACGTCTTTTAACCGCTTTGGAGAATTACCTGGGAAGTTTGGGTTCTTTTGTTACCGACATGCTAGTGAAAGCCTTGCAAACGCAAAAGATTTATCCGGAAAAGGTCCACACTTCAATTTTAACAGCCGAAAATTGTGCTATTTTGGAGACCGTTAAAGAAAAGTTTACGGGTCTCTTGATCTCCCAAATTTATGAGCCCGCTAAAGAAAGGGCGTTGAAAAGAGCTATTAATGACACCGAACTGCTGCTTCAAAGCGCCAGTAAAATTAACAATTCCAAAGATAACGCTCAGCGCGTTGAGAAACCAGAGATGGCCAACAAATCGCAGTATAGCCCCGATAAGCCATTGGATAAAACTGAGCTTGCGGCAAAGCTGGCTTCTTCATTGGTGTCCCAAGGCAAAACATCTATAAACCGAGAGGAACTTCAGAAGATACTTCAAGTATATACGATGATTGAGCAAAAGAAACGCCACGAGATTCCCTCCTCTGGCAGTTCCTTAAATACAGTTCCCAGCACTTCCACTAACTTGATTCCAAATTCCAATAACAATGGTAACCTGTTGACACAACATACATCTAGAAATTTAAACATTGCAAACAATCCAATTGCAAAGCAACCTAACAATCCGACCAGTATGTTGTATACTGGTCAAAACTACTCCGGAAATGTGGCTCGCTTtaacaaccaacaacaaagcACTAACATAGCTAACACCTTTAACTCGAACGCGTATCCGACTGATCGTGGATTTGGCGGATCCGGCGTTTCCGGCGGATATAATAGTCAATTCGGCTCTGCACTACCGGCAATCAACCCGAGCAGCGTTTTGCGAAACGATCTGACTACGTCGTCACTCTTCAACTTCAACACCAATTTGAATCCATCTTATAACAACCTTAACCGGAGGAATCCTAATTTTTAG
- the LOC120450978 gene encoding tubulin polyglutamylase TTLL5 — translation MPSSLCEALTNSSISFDYQKEDDWITSGKLGSREAVLVFRTNILNPKIRKTLSEKSSAQVLTDTKDNEEETVQCQEKLEQKESTSSEPSSKDSLSGSTQQKIFLLKKPQQCDKSDKLTFSSPFKKILNRYSSSDTSISSEGEEPASSSENKSRVLKTSQNTINIKLAADLSKESGYESIAPAKSISNTVVSEEDPEVTSEDDNESGTNMPASKLKITYKFHQTETKLLRKLFNVHGLTEVQGENNNFNLLWTGVHMKLDIVRNLAPYQRVNHFPRSYEMTRKDRLYKNIERMQHLRGMKHFDIVPQTFVLPIESRDLVVAHNKHRGPWIVKPAASSRGRGIFIVNSPDQIPQDEQAVVSKYIVDPLCIDGHKCDLRVYVLVTSFDPLIIYLYEEGIVRLATVKYDRHADNLWNPCMHLCNYSINKYHSDYIRSSDAQDEDVGHKWTLSALLRHLKLQSCDTRQLMLNIEDLIIKAVLACAQSIISACRMFVPNGNNCFELYGFDILIDNALKPWLLEINLSPSMGVDSPLDTKVKSCLMADLLTCVGIPAYSPEMRSHYDQKWSRFRSSSCQRQATFPSASQKTKKSKKKGPAINLNLTGEEQRILRNARLQYSRRGGFVRIFPTDDSMQRYGNFLDSANGIPISTPNVQSQTFQTPIIQHNYNQMLHQNLYSKDGRQKQEDNSEADRIWQYERALETDSEIPFVKKPTVEKCEVEGRRLRKVMLKKISNGSELTPFQARQTFSIYLESVLRRLTEDPKDNHEKIILKFLNKFGGSVKPPVMFRNMQNIKVASKARSAMVAKLLGDFLENYKRDTEAYVDSFDHFGMIPSSAYNQFLMHAQESDLEAVLTLHTNVTGIMPFLYNRCGLSVPPTPPIPSGLHGFLRALPSMVSSTGINRELSKYDGYFKSFDKEKIFL, via the exons ATGCCTTCTTCATTGTGTGAAGCTCTCACAAATTCTTC AATCAGCTTCGATTACCAAAAAGAAGATGATTGGATTACGAGTGGAAAGCTTGGGTCGCGAGAAGCAGTTTTGGTGTTTAGAACGAATATTCTCAATCCGAAAATCCGGAAAACATTGTCCGAAAAGTCCTCTGCACAAGTGTTAACGGACACGAAGGATAATGAGGAAGAGACCGTTCAATGCCAAGAAAAACTGGAGCAAAAAGAATCCACTTCTTCAGAACCGAGTAGTAAGGATTCTCTTAGCGGTTCAACGCAACAAAAGATATTCTTATTGAAGAAACCGCAACAATGTGATAAATCGGATAAATTAACTTTTTCTAGCCCTTTTAAGAAGATACTTAACCGATATTCCTCGAGTGATACGTCCATTTCAAGTGAAGGTGAAGAGCCTGCAAGTAGTAGTGAAAACAAATCGCGTGTACTTAAAACCAGTCAGAATACCATTAATATTAAACTAGCTGCCGACTTATCGAAGGAGAGTGGATACGAATCCATAGCACCTgccaaatcaatttcaaataCTGTAGTAAGCGAAGAAGATCCGGAGGTGACAAGCGAAGATGATAATGAAAGTGGGACTAACATGCCTGCCTCTAAACTAAAAATTACCTACAAATTCCATCAAACGGAAACCAAGTTGCTTAGAAAGCTCTTTAATGTCCATGGCCTTACAGAAGTTCAGGGTgaaaataataactttaatttaCTCTGGACGGGTGTTCATATGAAATTAGATATTGTTAGAAATTTGGCGCCGTATCAGAGGGTAAATCATTTCCCAAG ATCCTACGAAATGACCCGAAAGGATAGACTATATAAAAACATCGAACGCATGCAACATCTAAGGGGTATGAAGCATTTTGACATTGTGCCACAAACATTCGTTCTGCCGATCGAATCCCGGGATTTGGTTGTAGCCCACAACAAGCATCGCGGACCATGGATAGTTAAGCCAGCGGCCTCCAGTCGAGGAAGGggaatatttattgttaattCG CCAGATCAAATACCTCAAGATGAACAGGCGGTGGTGTCGAAATATATAGTGGATCCGCTGTGCATTGATGGTCACAAATGTGATTTGAGGGTATACGTCCTAGTGACGTCCTTCGATCCcctaattatttatttatatgaagAGGGCATTGTGAGGTTGGCCACAGTCAAGTACGACAGACATGCCGATAACCTGTGGAACCCGTGCATGCACCTCTGCAATTACAGCATTAACAAATACCATTCTGATTACATAAGGAGCTCCGATGCTCAGGATGAGGATGTAGGCCATAAGTGGACGTTGTCTGCTCTCTTAAGGCACCTGAAACTCCAGAGTTGTGATACACGTCAGCTAATGCTGAATATTGAAGATTTAATTATAAAAGCAGTGCTAGCCTGTGCTCAATCCATTATTTCGGCCTGCAGAATGTTCGTTCCCAACGGAAATAACTGCTTTGAGCTGTATGGATTTGATATATTAATAGACAACGCACTAAAGCCATGGCTACTGGAAATCAACCTATCGCCGTCAATGGGTGTGGATAGTCCTTTGGACACCAAGGTGAAGTCATGCCTGATGGCAGACCTATTGACGTGTGTGGGCATTCCAGCCTATAGTCCAGAAATGAGATCTCATTATGACCAGAAGTGGTCACGTTTCCGCAGCTCAAGCTGCCAAAGGCAAGCCACTTTTCCCAGTGCCTCGCAAAAGACAAAAAAGTCAAAGAAAAAAGGACCTGCCATTAATCTTAATCTAACCGGCGAAGAGCAGCGCATATTGCGCAATGCACGCCTACAGTATTCTCGTCGTGGAGGATTCGTACGCATCTTTCCTACGGATGACTCAATGCAGCGGTATGGTAATTTCCTTGATTCCGCTAATGGCATTCCAATTTCAACACCGAATGTGCAAAGTCAGACATTCCAAACGCCGATTATTCAGCACAACTACAACCAGATGCTTCACCAAAACTTATACTCCAAGGATGGCCGGCAAAAGCAGGAGGATAATTCTGAAGCTGACCGGATTTGGCAGTACGAAAGGGCCTTAGAAACCGATTCGGAAATTCCATTTGTCAAGAAGCCAACAGTTGAGAAGTGCGAAGTGGAGGGGAGACGGTTACGGAAGGTGATGCTAAAGAAAATATCCAATGGATCCGAGCTGACGCCATTTCAAGCGCGTCAAACGTTCAGCATATACTTGGAATCGGTTCTCCGGCGGCTTACCGAAGATCCCAAAGACAATCACGAGAAAATAATACTTAAGTTTCTGAACAAGTTCGGCGGGTCTGTAAAGCCGCCAGTCATGTTccgaaatatgcaaaacatCAAGGTGGCCAGCAAAGCCCGATCGGCGATGGTGGCGAAACTACTGGGTGACTTCCTGGAGAACTACAAACGAGATACAGAGGCCTACGTGGACTCGTTCGATCACTTCGGAATGATACCCTCCAGTGCGTACAATCAGTTTCTAATGCACGCCCAAGAGTCCGATTTGGAGGCAGTGCTGACACTTCACACCAACGTAACCGGAATCATGCCCTTCCTGTACAACCGATGTGGACTGTCAGTGCCACCCACTCCCCCCATTCCGTCTGGATTGCACGGCTTTCTGCGAGCCCTGCCCTCCATGGTGTCCTCCACTGGCATTAACAGGGAACTCAGCAAATACGATGGTTACTTCAAGAGCTTCGACAAGGAGAAGATATTTCTATGA
- the LOC120453255 gene encoding uncharacterized protein LOC120453255 — protein MTADSSARNVFRKNGVAGLGNNGHGRNLITTANPSGGSSASLLQKQLSFKTPVGSKQMGKSDEIEMIDSANIENFNTRYNKNSIIGWICCAPCIWLRTSAAVHKMAITSATLLVTTLLVASPILFLISTAPSPLPRDCYMDGDRCSPAVSAPPECSDPICEAVASSIQARLNWNKDPCTDFKKFSCWRNTPNKNITNLIEMGNSQKSVDAQMLYLFQNKIMNGSFGTLHNLFESCLQQTTNSTVMHRIFDSLGGYLPVGSVGPLSIAPLIAKIYDLGPSPLVDLYYDLSYGRRPHILLIISGPSTSSTILERKIRWMSPKAPPSRIRQGLPKLLADLIENFLPHFVSYAQRVSEKDTIFEFIKDLNKLQVEHSRRGFWDSTVLYNVSSLQDLYPVLNWTLLIPQNWSGPIVVRNSDYLKALEYFLTKYPTRVAHNSLLLLSALQVLPRDYPSPEVCTRSTMWAMPELSSALYIAQHSSEDLKDTTKRAEIIFKSLKAHLKRAPSLKGAALVKLSALKIQSQTWEGFSNTTDLLKSLQPLDITTECWFQNILEIYKKNKLEPHDISLNGGSHDAWAYPIVSTIFYDTLSHSIVVPLSVILIPYFNAVLPPYLHYASVGVSIAKEILRSITKSFDEKAMRCVPHSVNIFSNYSRMDILIHSGGMQISYHSMLSLTGPIKGMARLPGLNLTPTQIFFLVSAQELCAESNYLGIDTNAPEFDNILGWLVAQGGSATEVFKCPSGSMINVQKTCNVL, from the exons ATGACAGCTGATTCCAGTGCACGTAATGTTTTTCGAAAGAACGGCGTTGCCGGCTTGGGCAACAACGGTCATGGCCGGAATCTTATTACGACCGCCAATCCATCCGGTGGGAGTAGCGCCTCGCTGCTCCAGAAGCAGTTGTCCTTCAAGACGCCCGTTGGCTCCAAGCAGATGGGCAAATCCGATGAGATCGAAATGATCGACAGCGCGAACATCGAAAACTTCAATACGCGATATAATAAG AACAGCATCATAGGATGGATATGCTGTGCCCCGTGCATTTGGCTGCGCACCTCGGCAGCAGTGCACAAAATGGCCATCACATCAGCCACCTTGCTGGTGACCACATTGCTGGTAGCATCGCCCATATTATTTTTGATAAGCACGGCACCCTCGCCTCTGCCCAGAGATTGCTACATGGACGGAGATCGGTGCTCGCCCGCCGTTTCAGCACCGCCGGAGTGCTCGGATCCCATCTGCGAGGCGGTGGCCTCCAGCATTCAGGCCAGGCTCAATTGGAACAAGGATCCGTGCACGGACTTCAAGAAGTTTAGCTGTTGGCGCAATACGCCCaataaaaatatcacaaaCCTCATCGAAATGGGCAACTCCCAGAAGAGCGTCGATGCACAAATGCTGT ATCTGTTCCAGAACAAGATTATGAACGGCAGCTTTGGTACATTGCACAATTTGTTCGAGAGCTGCTTGCAGCAGACAACCAACTCAACTGTCATGCACAGGATATTCGATTCCCTAGGCGGATATCTACCTGTTGGTTCGGTGGGACCATTGAGTATAGCACCCTTAATAGCCAAGATCTATGATCTCGGTCCCAGTCCGTTGGTAGACTTGTATTATGACCTCAGCTACGGAAGACGACCGCACATTCTACTTATTATTAGTGGACCCAGCACATCTTCGACTATTCTTGAG CGAAAAATACGTTGGATGAGTCCGAAAGCCCCGCCTAGTCGTATTCGACAAGGGCTACCCAAACTGTTAGCCGATCTAATCGAGAATTTCCTACCCCACTTCGTGTCATATGCTCAAAGGGTCTCTGAGAAGGATAccatttttgaatttattaagGACCTAAACAAG CTCCAAGTTGAGCACTCTCGCCGAGGATTCTGGGACAGCACTGTTTTATATAATGTATCCAGTCTACAAGACTTGTACCCAGTT tTAAATTGGACATTGCTTATACCACAGAACTGGAGCGGACCCATCGTTGTTAGGAATAGTGATTATCTGAAAGCCTTAGAATACTTTCTCACCAAGTACCCAACTAGAGTTGCACATAATTCGCTGTTATTGCTAAGTGCTTTACAAGTATTGCCACGGGACTATCCAAGTCCCGAAGTGTGCACCCGATCTACTATGTGGGCTATGCCCGAATTGTCCTCAGCCCTATATATTGCTCAACACTCATCTGAAGACCTTAAGGACACCACAAAACGA GCTGAGATAATTTTTAAGTCATTAAAAGCGCACTTGAAGAGGGCACCTTCCCTGAAAGGAGCTGCCTTAGTGAAGCTATCGGCATTGAAGATCCAATCACAGACCTGGGAGGGATTCTCAAACACAACGGACCTACTGAAGAGTCTTCAACCTCTGGATATTACGACCGAGTGCTGGTTTCAAAATATTCTGGAGATATACAAGAAGAACAAACTGGAGCCGCATGATATAAGTTTGAACGGAGGCTCCCATGATGC TTGGGCATACCCCATTGTGTCCACCATTTTCTATGATACGCTGAGCCATTCAATCG TTGTCCCATTATCTGTCATACTCATACCGTACTTTAATGCTGTATTGCCTCCATATTTGCACTATGCTTCTGTTGGTGTTTCCATTGCCAAAGAGATTTTGCGATCCATCACAAAATCGTTCGACGAGAAGGCAATGCGCTGTGTGCCGCATTCTGTGAATATATTCTCGAACTATAGCCGAATGGACATACTGATACACTCGGGAGGAATGCAGATATCATACCACTCGATGCTTTCCCTAACTGGTCCCATCAAGGGAATGGCCAGATTGCCTGGCCTGAATTTAACGCCCACACAAATCTTCTTTTTAGTTTCCGCCCAGGAACTTTGTGCTGAATCGAACTACTTGGGCATCGATACAAACGCTCCCGAATTCGACAATAT ATTGGGTTGGCTCGTTGCCCAGGGCGGGAGTGCGACTGAAGTTTTCAAATGTCCATCGGGATCCATGATCAATGTACAGAAGACCTGCAATGTGctttaa